The following coding sequences are from one Arthrobacter sp. 24S4-2 window:
- a CDS encoding MarR family transcriptional regulator produces MFTLTINQTDSRRDGDRVPQLLKDLRHIPARLDFDRSVEDEVQGIVDCPHQAVEAALIALRCGSWFVGIGVGPVNEPLPNQIKDATGHGLIYARRAVDRLRNGKERIPVAVDGPLADLAAESEAVLKLLGHIVHDRSAAEWRVLDLLTPGVRGQQKAVAQELGITTQAVSKAVARAQWNEEHAARPAAARLLQLILEVR; encoded by the coding sequence ATGTTCACGCTGACCATCAATCAAACGGACAGCCGGCGCGATGGCGACCGGGTGCCGCAGTTGCTCAAGGACCTGCGGCACATCCCCGCGCGCCTTGATTTCGACCGCTCCGTGGAAGACGAAGTCCAGGGCATCGTGGACTGCCCGCACCAGGCGGTGGAGGCGGCCTTGATCGCCCTTCGCTGCGGGAGCTGGTTTGTGGGGATTGGTGTGGGGCCGGTGAATGAGCCGCTGCCCAACCAGATCAAGGACGCCACCGGGCACGGCCTGATCTACGCCCGCCGGGCGGTGGACCGGCTCCGGAACGGCAAGGAACGCATCCCGGTCGCGGTTGACGGCCCGCTTGCCGATCTCGCCGCGGAATCCGAGGCCGTACTGAAGCTTCTCGGCCACATCGTGCATGACCGCAGCGCCGCCGAGTGGCGCGTCCTGGACCTGCTGACGCCCGGAGTACGCGGCCAGCAGAAAGCTGTGGCCCAGGAGCTTGGCATCACCACGCAGGCGGTCAGCAAGGCCGTTGCCAGGGCACAGTGGAACGAGGAACATGCGGCCCGCCCGGCCGCTGCCCGGCTGCTCCAGCTGATCCTCGAAGTCCGCTAG
- a CDS encoding RDD family protein, with protein MSRAPKSSTGLLDTVTGRPVLAYTRTGERYVRKAGWPHFWGRALDAVVVFAVAGILMAVLNSLIQNLVLGSASLALLASNGLFLATLAAVWFLVLFAYGMIMGSTGSLGDAAAGMRSVRIADGTTSGAWLGGWRAICWSFAPLYYLVAFASALSGGGGDTFDAKFTAVDLRSGVSQGAAPVRDPQLAAADQAAAEQHHQLPNLYNNGNRRG; from the coding sequence ATGAGCCGCGCCCCGAAAAGCAGCACGGGGCTGCTGGACACAGTCACGGGACGCCCCGTGCTGGCCTACACCCGCACGGGTGAGCGCTACGTCCGCAAGGCCGGTTGGCCCCATTTCTGGGGACGTGCGCTGGATGCCGTCGTAGTGTTTGCTGTTGCTGGAATCCTTATGGCGGTGCTGAACTCCCTGATCCAGAACCTCGTCTTGGGCTCGGCCTCCCTTGCACTTCTTGCCAGCAACGGGCTGTTCCTCGCGACCCTCGCAGCCGTCTGGTTCCTGGTGCTTTTTGCCTACGGCATGATCATGGGGTCTACCGGCAGCCTGGGCGACGCAGCCGCCGGTATGCGTTCTGTCAGAATCGCGGACGGCACGACGTCGGGAGCCTGGCTGGGCGGCTGGAGGGCCATCTGCTGGTCCTTCGCACCGCTCTATTACCTGGTGGCCTTCGCTTCCGCCCTCAGTGGAGGAGGCGGGGACACCTTCGACGCGAAGTTCACTGCCGTAGACCTCCGGTCAGGCGTCTCCCAGGGGGCTGCACCCGTACGAGATCCCCAGCTGGCTGCCGCTGACCAGGCCGCCGCTGAACAGCACCATCAGCTGCCCAATCTCTACAACAATGGCAACCGGCGTGGCTGA